One window from the genome of Actinoplanes teichomyceticus ATCC 31121 encodes:
- a CDS encoding bifunctional polysaccharide deacetylase/glycosyltransferase family 2 protein — protein sequence MLGSLLLGFFVSVLVVQAYINAEFTADHKETDVGDQAGVPLSIRGGGPIVNTTGGQETTSRLPARTIALTFDDGPDPIWTPKVLRVLRENDAHGTFFVVGSQVARHPELTREIVADGNELGLHTFTHPNMQLLAPWRRRLELSQNQVAIAKATGVHTNLARFPYSSKTEAIDETNWKIVKEAGRAGYLVVVNDLDSEDWQRPGVDQIIRNSVPAGESSAIILFHDAGGDRAQTVEALATFIPMMKARGYRFTTVTEGLNRGIEEQAADVRAGRAPESAAVIPALPLNPPAADGDAWRGAALIWTVRLADGLVALVATLFVVVGVLTIGRTVLLLVLAGRHARQRRRPDWSWGPPVTDPVSVIVPAYNEKEGIEAAVRSLAGGDHPEIEVVVVDDGSTDGTADIVEGLRLPNVRVARVPNGGKSNALNTGIALARHDLIVTVDGDTIFERDSIRRLVQPFADPAVGAVAGNVKVGNRASLVATWQHIEYVIGFNLDRRLYETLDCMPTVPGAIGAFRREALAGVGGISDETLAEDTDVTMALCRQGWRVVYEEHAKAWTEAPTTLEQLYRQRYRWSYGTMQAMWKHRGALFDKGPSGRFGRLGLPFLALFGVALPMLAPVVDIMLVYGLVFWELTETVIAWLGMLALQMVTAAVAFRFDREPIRPLWRLPLQQFAYRQLMYLVLIQSATTAMTGGRLRWHKLNRAGLTPRPTVPPAPPVGATVAPAVDGWPPTLTELPAPRQQQTVGRAFAPPTTPAVPSQAYRDELDLPHAGSPPVPR from the coding sequence ATGCTCGGATCGCTGCTGCTCGGGTTCTTCGTCTCGGTGCTGGTGGTGCAGGCGTACATCAACGCCGAGTTCACCGCCGACCACAAGGAGACCGACGTCGGTGACCAGGCAGGCGTGCCGCTGTCGATCCGCGGCGGGGGGCCGATCGTCAACACCACCGGCGGCCAGGAGACCACCAGCCGGCTGCCGGCCCGCACCATCGCGCTGACCTTCGACGACGGGCCGGACCCGATCTGGACCCCGAAGGTGCTCCGGGTGCTGCGCGAGAACGACGCGCACGGCACGTTCTTCGTGGTCGGCTCCCAGGTCGCCCGGCACCCGGAATTGACCAGGGAGATCGTCGCCGACGGCAACGAACTGGGGCTGCACACCTTCACCCATCCGAACATGCAGCTGCTCGCGCCGTGGCGGCGGCGGCTGGAGCTGTCGCAGAACCAGGTGGCCATCGCCAAGGCCACCGGGGTGCACACCAACCTGGCGCGCTTCCCCTACTCGTCGAAGACCGAGGCGATCGACGAGACCAACTGGAAGATCGTCAAGGAGGCCGGCCGGGCCGGCTACCTCGTCGTGGTCAACGACCTGGACAGCGAGGACTGGCAGCGGCCCGGCGTGGACCAGATCATCCGCAACTCGGTACCCGCCGGCGAGAGCTCGGCGATCATCCTGTTCCACGACGCCGGCGGCGACCGCGCGCAGACCGTCGAGGCGCTGGCGACGTTCATCCCGATGATGAAGGCCCGCGGCTACCGGTTCACCACGGTCACCGAGGGGCTGAACCGGGGCATCGAGGAACAGGCCGCCGACGTCCGGGCCGGCCGCGCGCCGGAGAGCGCCGCGGTCATCCCCGCCCTCCCGCTGAACCCGCCGGCCGCGGACGGCGACGCCTGGCGCGGGGCGGCGCTGATCTGGACCGTACGCCTGGCCGACGGGCTGGTCGCGCTGGTCGCCACGCTGTTCGTGGTGGTCGGGGTGCTGACCATCGGGCGTACCGTGCTGTTGCTCGTGCTCGCCGGGCGGCACGCCCGGCAGCGCCGCCGGCCGGACTGGAGCTGGGGCCCGCCGGTCACCGACCCGGTGTCGGTGATCGTGCCGGCCTACAACGAGAAGGAGGGCATCGAGGCGGCCGTCCGGTCACTGGCCGGCGGCGACCACCCGGAGATCGAGGTGGTGGTGGTCGACGACGGCTCCACCGACGGCACCGCCGACATCGTGGAGGGTCTGCGCCTGCCGAACGTCCGGGTGGCCCGGGTGCCCAACGGCGGCAAGTCCAACGCGCTCAACACCGGCATCGCGCTGGCCCGGCACGACCTGATCGTCACCGTGGACGGCGACACCATCTTCGAGCGGGACTCGATCCGCCGGCTGGTGCAGCCGTTCGCCGACCCGGCGGTCGGGGCGGTGGCCGGCAACGTCAAGGTCGGCAACCGCGCCAGCCTGGTCGCCACCTGGCAGCACATCGAGTACGTGATCGGCTTCAACCTGGACCGCCGGCTGTACGAGACGCTGGACTGCATGCCCACCGTGCCCGGCGCGATCGGCGCGTTCCGCCGCGAGGCCCTGGCCGGAGTCGGCGGGATCAGCGACGAGACGCTGGCCGAGGACACCGACGTCACCATGGCGCTGTGCCGGCAGGGCTGGCGGGTGGTCTACGAGGAGCACGCCAAGGCGTGGACCGAGGCCCCGACCACCCTGGAGCAGCTCTACCGCCAGCGGTACCGGTGGAGTTACGGGACCATGCAGGCGATGTGGAAGCACCGCGGGGCGCTGTTCGACAAGGGCCCGTCCGGCCGGTTCGGACGGCTCGGCCTGCCGTTCCTCGCGCTGTTCGGGGTGGCCCTGCCGATGCTGGCGCCGGTGGTCGACATCATGCTCGTGTACGGCCTGGTCTTCTGGGAGCTCACCGAGACCGTGATCGCCTGGCTGGGGATGCTGGCCCTGCAGATGGTCACCGCCGCGGTGGCGTTCCGCTTCGACCGGGAGCCGATCCGGCCGCTCTGGCGCCTGCCGCTGCAGCAGTTCGCCTACCGGCAGCTGATGTACCTGGTGCTGATCCAGAGCGCGACCACCGCGATGACCGGCGGCCGGCTGCGCTGGCACAAGCTGAACCGGGCCGGGCTCACCCCGCGTCCCACGGTCCCGCCCGCGCCGCCGGTCGGCGCCACCGTGGCCCCGGCCGTGGACGGCTGGCCGCCCACGCTGACCGAGCTGCCGGCGCCCCGCCAGCAGCAGACGGTCGGCCGGGCCTTCGCGCCGCCCACCACCCCGGCCGTGCCGTCCCAGGCCTACCGGGACGAGCTGGACCTGCCGCACGCCGGATCACCCCCGGTCCCGCGGTAG
- a CDS encoding GAF domain-containing sensor histidine kinase has translation MKAPLPDNEIERLAALYSLDILDSPPEKDFDDIVALAAGVCETPLAMVSLVDADRQWAKAATGSEVAETARDLSFCAHAILGRELLMVPDARQDPRFADNPAVAAPDGIRFYAGAPLLTTDGFALGTLCVMDREPRRLAMDQQQSLRALARQVTAQLELRRYGYALANTTARLQELERRKDDLAGLVGGELRSSLRLMSTYLEKLGHTGYHDAELADLVGRATAAHVRGFRELIDHLTTMADAGLGGDSLHMRQVDLTRVTQRAVEAVRPIAASKHIWILNQAGGPALPIIADPVRLEQVLTHLLFAAVKYTPEGGRVRVGTDMESGPTVHLDDMDLPDGMRPDLFPHLYYGAIANPADVPGPDRGLAVAKRILDAHHATVALSDRPGDGTSLHVAFPYADMTPDELIRDLAVA, from the coding sequence ATGAAAGCACCCCTGCCCGACAACGAGATCGAGCGGCTGGCCGCGCTGTACTCGCTCGACATCCTCGACAGCCCACCGGAGAAGGACTTCGACGACATCGTCGCGCTGGCCGCCGGCGTCTGCGAGACGCCCCTGGCCATGGTCAGCCTGGTCGACGCGGACCGGCAGTGGGCCAAGGCCGCCACCGGCTCGGAGGTCGCCGAGACGGCCCGGGACCTGTCCTTCTGCGCCCACGCGATCCTCGGCCGCGAACTGCTGATGGTGCCGGACGCGCGGCAGGACCCACGGTTCGCCGACAACCCGGCGGTCGCCGCCCCGGACGGCATCCGGTTCTACGCGGGCGCGCCGCTGCTGACCACCGACGGCTTCGCGCTGGGCACGCTGTGCGTGATGGACCGCGAGCCGCGCCGATTGGCGATGGACCAGCAGCAGTCGCTGCGCGCGCTCGCCCGGCAGGTCACCGCCCAGCTGGAGCTGCGCCGGTACGGATACGCGCTGGCCAACACCACCGCCCGGCTGCAGGAACTGGAGCGCCGCAAGGACGACCTGGCCGGTCTCGTGGGCGGGGAACTGCGCTCGTCGCTGCGGCTGATGTCGACGTACCTGGAGAAGCTGGGCCACACCGGTTACCACGACGCCGAGCTGGCCGATCTGGTCGGCCGGGCCACCGCCGCGCACGTGCGTGGCTTCCGGGAGCTGATCGACCACCTGACCACGATGGCCGACGCCGGCCTGGGCGGCGACAGCCTGCACATGCGCCAGGTGGACCTGACCCGGGTGACCCAGCGGGCGGTCGAGGCGGTCCGCCCGATCGCGGCCAGCAAGCACATCTGGATCCTGAACCAGGCCGGCGGGCCCGCGCTGCCGATCATCGCCGACCCGGTGCGGCTCGAACAGGTGCTGACTCACCTGCTGTTCGCCGCGGTGAAGTACACCCCGGAGGGCGGGCGGGTACGCGTCGGCACCGACATGGAGTCCGGCCCGACCGTGCACCTGGACGACATGGACCTGCCCGACGGGATGCGTCCCGACCTGTTCCCGCACCTGTACTACGGGGCGATCGCGAATCCGGCGGACGTGCCCGGCCCGGACCGTGGCCTGGCCGTGGCGAAGCGGATCCTGGACGCCCACCACGCGACGGTGGCGCTCTCCGACCGTCCGGGTGACGGCACCTCGCTGCACGTGGCCTTCCCGTACGCGGACATGACGCCGGACGAGCTGATCCGCGACCTGGCGGTGGCCTGA
- a CDS encoding DUF2199 domain-containing protein: MNTDEFACGICGSTHSGPPLSFAAPAPDFWLPGMAETEGCLLDSDLCVINGERFFIRGLIELPVWDSGEVFTYSMWVSLSRQNFTRAVDVWEQPGRENEPPYFGWLSNEIAGYEPTTLNLKTNVHTRPVGQPPYIELEPTGHPLAVEQRAGIFRSRVEEIASFHLHRLQAP; the protein is encoded by the coding sequence ATGAACACCGACGAGTTCGCGTGCGGCATCTGCGGCTCGACACACAGCGGACCACCGTTGAGCTTCGCCGCCCCGGCCCCGGACTTCTGGCTGCCGGGGATGGCCGAGACCGAGGGTTGCCTGCTCGACTCCGACCTGTGCGTGATCAACGGGGAGCGGTTCTTCATCCGCGGCCTGATCGAACTCCCGGTCTGGGACAGCGGCGAGGTGTTCACCTACAGCATGTGGGTGTCGCTGAGCCGGCAGAACTTCACCCGGGCCGTCGACGTCTGGGAGCAGCCCGGCCGGGAGAACGAACCGCCGTACTTCGGCTGGCTCTCCAACGAGATCGCCGGCTACGAGCCCACCACGCTCAACCTGAAAACCAACGTGCACACCCGCCCGGTCGGCCAGCCGCCCTACATCGAGCTGGAGCCCACCGGCCACCCCCTGGCGGTCGAGCAGCGGGCCGGCATCTTCCGCTCCCGGGTCGAGGAGATCGCCAGTTTCCACCTGCACCGCCTGCAGGCGCCCTGA
- a CDS encoding GNAT family N-acetyltransferase gives MLGATPGWPAVLTDGPVLLRPYKRRDARAWSEVRIANQAWLSPWESAPPGPWAEMNSTRAYAYVYRDMKRAARRGDSMPFAVCLLEGGRERLVGHVNLGNIVRRAFASAYAGYWVDYRVAGRGVIPTALALAVDHAFGPGGLHRIEVNIRPENGPSRRVVEKLGFREEAYHQRYMHIDGGWRDHLGYAMTSEEVAAEGGLLSRWKRVRASK, from the coding sequence ATGCTCGGGGCGACCCCCGGCTGGCCGGCTGTGCTGACGGACGGGCCGGTGTTGCTGCGGCCGTACAAGCGCCGTGACGCGCGGGCCTGGTCCGAGGTGCGGATCGCCAATCAGGCCTGGCTGTCGCCGTGGGAGTCGGCCCCGCCCGGGCCGTGGGCGGAGATGAACTCGACCCGCGCCTACGCGTACGTCTACCGCGACATGAAACGTGCCGCCCGCCGCGGCGACAGCATGCCGTTCGCCGTGTGCCTGCTGGAGGGCGGCCGGGAACGCCTGGTCGGGCACGTGAACCTGGGCAACATCGTGCGCCGGGCGTTCGCCTCGGCGTACGCGGGTTACTGGGTGGACTACCGGGTGGCCGGCCGCGGGGTGATCCCGACCGCGCTGGCGCTCGCCGTCGACCACGCGTTCGGGCCGGGTGGCCTGCACCGCATCGAGGTCAACATCCGGCCGGAGAACGGGCCGAGCCGCCGGGTGGTGGAGAAGCTGGGGTTCCGCGAGGAGGCGTACCACCAGCGCTACATGCACATCGACGGTGGCTGGCGCGACCATCTGGGCTACGCCATGACCAGTGAGGAGGTGGCCGCCGAGGGCGGTCTGCTGTCCCGCTGGAAACGGGTCCGCGCGAGTAAATGA
- the glp gene encoding gephyrin-like molybdotransferase Glp: MTATADAEAAANELMPLADYLGSVLRRLRALPPLDLDLTQAHGNVLAADVFAPHPFPAFDQAAIDGYAARWEDLAGAGRPGAHPAFGQFDSVTRSVRLNVVGDLGAASWRPVRLTPGTCFSVAAGAPLPIGADVVVPVHWTDQGMAAVEILHAPKRGSGVRRAGEELAVGQVLAPAGSYVTPPMVATFAAAGIGHVLVRPSPRVVVVATGDELVDVGRPSQPGQVVDANSHALTAAAVEAGALAYRIGICDDDPEGLRGLLEDQTLRADLIITTGGTGTGPGDMLRRVLSRPGVGRGTVEFTDVALCPGTALGFGTVGGEEVPVVCLPGEPGAALIGFEVLARPAIQLLAGAEPVFRPSVKAHLLETVSSPGGLREFRPAHVAERRGGGYTVQPLAGGPYTLSGLAEANGLLVLGERVTTAAAGSTVDVLLLDRRR, from the coding sequence ATGACCGCTACGGCCGATGCCGAGGCGGCCGCCAACGAGCTGATGCCTCTCGCCGACTACCTGGGCAGCGTGCTGCGCAGGTTGCGGGCGCTGCCTCCGCTCGACCTCGATCTGACCCAGGCGCACGGGAACGTGCTGGCGGCCGACGTGTTCGCGCCGCACCCCTTCCCGGCGTTCGACCAGGCCGCGATCGACGGGTACGCGGCCCGGTGGGAGGACCTGGCCGGCGCCGGGCGTCCCGGCGCGCACCCGGCCTTCGGCCAGTTCGACAGCGTCACCCGAAGCGTCCGGCTGAACGTGGTGGGCGACCTCGGCGCGGCCAGCTGGCGGCCGGTCCGGCTGACCCCGGGCACCTGTTTCTCGGTCGCCGCCGGCGCGCCGCTGCCGATCGGCGCCGACGTGGTCGTCCCGGTGCACTGGACCGACCAGGGCATGGCCGCGGTGGAGATCCTGCACGCCCCGAAACGCGGTTCCGGGGTGCGCCGGGCCGGTGAGGAGCTGGCGGTCGGCCAGGTGCTAGCCCCGGCCGGGTCGTACGTGACGCCCCCGATGGTGGCCACCTTCGCCGCCGCCGGGATCGGGCACGTGCTGGTCCGGCCCAGTCCGCGGGTGGTGGTCGTGGCCACCGGGGACGAGCTGGTCGACGTGGGCCGGCCCAGCCAGCCCGGGCAGGTGGTGGACGCCAACTCGCACGCGCTGACCGCGGCCGCGGTGGAGGCGGGGGCGCTGGCGTACCGGATCGGCATCTGCGACGACGACCCGGAGGGGCTGCGCGGCCTGCTGGAGGACCAGACCCTGCGCGCCGACCTGATCATCACCACCGGTGGCACCGGCACCGGGCCCGGCGACATGTTGCGCCGGGTGCTGTCGCGCCCCGGCGTCGGGCGCGGGACCGTGGAGTTCACCGATGTCGCGCTCTGCCCGGGCACCGCGCTCGGCTTCGGCACGGTCGGTGGCGAGGAGGTCCCGGTGGTGTGCCTGCCGGGTGAGCCGGGCGCCGCGCTGATCGGCTTCGAGGTGCTGGCCCGGCCGGCGATCCAGCTGCTGGCCGGGGCCGAGCCGGTGTTCCGGCCGAGCGTCAAGGCGCACCTGCTGGAGACCGTGTCGTCACCCGGTGGGCTGCGCGAGTTCCGCCCGGCGCACGTCGCTGAGCGGCGCGGTGGTGGTTACACTGTGCAGCCGCTCGCCGGTGGGCCGTACACTCTCTCCGGTTTGGCCGAGGCCAACGGACTGCTGGTGCTCGGGGAGCGGGTCACCACGGCGGCGGCCGGCTCGACCGTGGACGTGTTGCTGCTCGACCGGAGGCGATGA
- a CDS encoding UTP--glucose-1-phosphate uridylyltransferase, whose product MTTNAQGSSRRAVKAVIPAAGLATRFLPATKAVPKELLPVVDRPVLQYIVEEAAAAGITDVLLVTGRGKTSMVDHFDRRPDVEQRLEEKGDTERLAAVRRTSELADIYTCRQGEPLGLGHAVGTAASHVGDNPFAVLLGDEFVEEDNPLLPAMLDLQAQTGGIVLAFMEVKPEETARYGIASVRESDLGADIVEVTGLVEKPAPSEAPSNLAVLGRYVLPGKIFDAIADTKPGSGGEIQLTDAMAALLADGTPVHGIVYRGHRYDTGMPLGYLQAVVELAVRRPDLGEEFRAWLTDFVGGQKG is encoded by the coding sequence TCCTGCCGGCCACCAAGGCCGTACCCAAGGAGCTCCTGCCGGTGGTGGACCGCCCGGTGCTGCAGTACATCGTCGAGGAGGCCGCCGCGGCCGGGATCACCGACGTGCTGCTGGTGACCGGTCGCGGCAAGACGTCCATGGTGGACCACTTCGACCGCCGCCCCGATGTGGAGCAGCGGCTGGAGGAGAAGGGCGACACCGAGCGGCTCGCCGCGGTACGCCGGACCAGTGAACTCGCCGACATCTACACCTGCCGGCAGGGCGAGCCGCTCGGGCTCGGCCACGCGGTCGGCACCGCCGCCTCGCACGTCGGCGACAACCCGTTCGCGGTGCTGCTCGGCGACGAGTTCGTCGAAGAGGACAATCCGCTGCTGCCGGCGATGCTCGACCTGCAGGCGCAAACCGGCGGCATCGTGCTCGCGTTCATGGAGGTCAAGCCGGAGGAGACCGCGCGGTACGGGATCGCCTCGGTGCGCGAGTCGGACCTCGGCGCGGACATCGTCGAGGTGACCGGGCTGGTCGAGAAGCCCGCGCCCAGCGAGGCGCCGAGCAACCTGGCCGTGCTCGGCCGCTACGTGCTGCCGGGCAAGATCTTCGACGCGATCGCCGACACCAAGCCGGGCAGCGGCGGGGAGATCCAGCTCACCGACGCGATGGCGGCGCTGCTCGCCGACGGCACCCCGGTGCACGGCATCGTCTACCGAGGCCACCGCTACGACACCGGGATGCCGCTGGGCTACCTGCAGGCGGTCGTCGAGCTGGCGGTGCGGCGGCCGGATCTGGGCGAGGAGTTCCGGGCCTGGCTCACCGACTTCGTCGGTGGTCAGAAGGGATGA